The proteins below are encoded in one region of Lagenorhynchus albirostris chromosome 7, mLagAlb1.1, whole genome shotgun sequence:
- the TOMM5 gene encoding mitochondrial import receptor subunit TOM5 homolog, giving the protein MFRIEGLAPKLDPEEMKRKMREDVISSIRNFLIYVALLRVTPFILKKLDSI; this is encoded by the exons ATGTTCCGGATCGAGGGCCTTGCGCCGAAGCTGGACCCGGAGGAGATGAAACGGAAGATGCGCGAGGATGTGATCTCCTCCATACGGAACTTCCTCATCTATGTGGCCCTGCTGCGAGTCA ctccTTTTATCTTAAAGAAATTGGACAGCATATGA